From a region of the Mercurialis annua linkage group LG1-X, ddMerAnnu1.2, whole genome shotgun sequence genome:
- the LOC126665368 gene encoding 7-deoxyloganetin glucosyltransferase-like codes for MAVISKPHVVCIPFPLQGHIIPMLKFAKLLHSKGFHVTFVNTEFNHDRILDSRGPNSLNGLPDFRFATIPLQHPPSNSHTSLALNLHALRETCRKDFLSLFRHLVAELNDEGSNPRVTCMLSDAILNHSLTLSEELQIPNVLLWNMGASGFMSFKHSRDQIKQCIAFLKDPSSETGMEKNLESMMEWIPGMKGAKLRDLSKLIKTKEQVNSVEDSTESDIGRASKASAVIFHTFDALESETLKDLSLFFKKVFSIGPLQLLLDQIPEEQYNSIECNLWNEEAECIKWLHSKEPNSVIYVNFGSTTVMTAEQVVELAWGLANSNHNFLWITRPDLIMGESAILPPEFLVETKERGFIASWCPQEEILNHPSTAGFMTHCGWNSILETISSGTPIIGWPFFGEHFVNSRKSCNEWGIGTELGTNFEREDVEKLVKELMEEEKGKKMKEKAMEWKKLAEECVNSNGSSSFNFNNLVNEVLLSKN; via the exons ATGGCAGTAATTAGCAAGCCTCATGTAGTTTGCATTCCATTCCCACTTCAAGGCCACATTATTCCAATGCTCAAGTTTGCAAAACTACTTCATTCCAAAGGTTTTCATGTCACCTTCGTCAACACTGAGTTTAACCATGACCGCATTCTTGACTCGAGAGGTCCTAATTCGTTAAACGGCTTGCCTGATTTCCGTTTTGCAACTATACCTCTTCAGCACCCACCTTCCAATTCTCACACTAGTTTAGCCTTGAATTTGCATGCCCTGCGTGAGACTTGTCGAAAGGATTTCTTGAGTTTGTTTCGTCATCTTGTTGCTGAGCTCAACGACGAAGGATCCAATCCTCGTGTTACATGCATGCTCTCGGATGCTATTTTGAATCATAGTCTGACTCTTTCTGAAGAGCTTCAGATTCCTAATGTGTTGCTTTGGAATATGGGAGCTTCTGGATTTATGAGCTTTAAACATTCTCGTGATCAAATCAAACAATGTATTGCTTTTCTCAAAG ATCCTAGTAGTGAAACAGGTATGGAGAAGAATTTGGAGAGCATGATGGAATGGATTCCAGGAATGAAAGGAGCTAAACTGAGGGACCTTTCCAAGTTGATCAAAACGAAAGAACAAGTAAACTCCGTCGAAGATTCAACTGAAAGTGACATCGGAAGAGCTTCGAAAGCATCGGCTGTTATATTTCACACATTTGATGCTCTTGAATCTGAAACTTTAAAAGACCTCTCTCTATTCTTTAAAAAGGTATTCAGCATAGGTCCTCTACAATTACTTCTGGACCAAATTCCTGAAGAACAATACAATTCCATAGAATGCAATCTGTGGAATGAAGAGGCAGAATGCATCAAATGGCTTCATTCCAAAGAACCCAATTCGGTTATTTACGTAAATTTTGGAAGCACTACGGTTATGACAGCTGAACAGGTAGTCGAGCTTGCTTGGGGACTTGCAAACAGTAACCATAACTTCCTGTGGATAACAAGGCCAGACTTAATAATGGGAGAATCAGCAATTCTGCCGCCTGAATTCCTGGTTGAAACTAAAGAAAGAGGTTTTATAGCAAGCTGGTGTCCGCAAGAGGAAATTCTGAACCACCCATCAACGGCGGGATTCATGACTCACTGCGGATGGAATTCAATTCTGGAAACTATCTCGTCAGGAACTCCCATCATCGGCTGGCCTTTCTTTGGAGAGCATTTTGTTAACAGCAGAAAAAGCTGCAATGAATGGGGAATTGGTACGGAATTGGGCACCAATTTTGAAAGAGAAGATGTAGAGAAGCTTGTCAAGGAATTGATGGAGGAAGAGAAAGGGAAAAAGATGAAGGAAAAGGCCATGGAATGGAAGAAATTAGCAGAAGAGTGTGTGAATAGTAATGGGTCATCTTCATTCAACTTCAACAACCTCGTTAATGAAGTGCTGCTGTCAAAGAATTGA
- the LOC126665706 gene encoding tRNA (guanine(37)-N1)-methyltransferase 1 produces MDSNSMLDESKFDVQLKLYALRIPRELCSKATRSLNGYVLDKPRVKPIIEDPNCEKNRYLILSERVQNNDLSDVPAEKLDELKKVCKIEVVPYSITLGYSYWTADHILKQILPPGVEVPSSFETIGHVAHLNIHDELLPYKDVIAKVIYDKNYPRIKTVVNKVGTITNEFRVPKFEVLAGENDFITEVKQYGATFKLDYGLVYWNSRLEHEHIRLVSQFKPGETICDMFAGIGPFAIPAAQKGCVVYANDLNPDSFQYLKINAKLNKVDNLVFAHNMDARKFISHVMTAPSCESHLESDASTLKACGIQRIHANEETEVAAAVTEAPHEIASDHMLAQDQCRQADAPVAAFKRPSNCSQEETENAHDAAMSSTSKKKGSANKKMRVTELANTRPWEHVDHVIMNLPASALQFLDSFRGISQREYWKGSLPWIHCYCFIRATETQESIISEASSTIGAPIQDPVFHRVRDVAPNKAMFCLSFRFPEKCLKDAAGSHQSTNGDLELVTTYVNDYF; encoded by the exons ATGGATTCAAATTCAATGTTGGACGAGAGTAAATTTGATGTGCAATTGAAGCTATATGCATTGAGAATCCCTCGTGAACTCTGCAGCAAAGCCACTCGCTCACTTAATGG ATATGTACTTGATAAACCCCGCGTTAAACCTATTATTGAAGATCCTAATTGCGAAAAGAACCGTTATTTGATATTATCTGAACGTGTTCAAAATAATG ATTTGAGTGATGTTCCAGCTGAAAAActtgatgaattaaaaaaagtatgCAAGATTGAAGTAGTTCCTTATTCAATCACACTTGGATATTCCTACTGGACTGCAG ATCACATATTGAAGCAGATCCTGCCTCCTGGAGTTGAGGTCCCTTCATCTTTCGAAACAATAG GTCATGTTGCCCATCTGAATATACATGATGAATTGCTTCCTTACAAGGATGTCATTGCTAAGGTTATTTATGAT AAAAATTATCCCAGGATCAAAACTGTTGTTAATAAAGTTGGAACAATTACAAATGAGTTTCGAGTGCCAAAGTTTGAAGTATTGGCCGGAGAAAATGATTTTATCACAGAAGTGAAGCAATATGGGGCTACATTCAAGCTTGATTATGGTTTGGTTTACTGGAATTCAAGGTTGGAACATGAACATATAAGGCTGGTTTCTCAATTTAAACCTGGTGAAACAATATGTGATATGTTTGCTGGTATTGGTCCTTTTGCAATTCCAGCAGCACAGAAAGGATGTGTTGTTTATGCAAATGATTTGAATCCAGATAGTTTTCAATATTTGAagatcaatgcaaaactcaataagGTTGATAATCTTGTTTTTGCACACAACATGGATGCTAGAAAATTTATTTCCCATGTGATGACAGCACCGTCTTGTGAAAGTCATTTAGAATCTGATGCTTCAACTCTTAAAGCATGCGGGATTCAGAGGATACATGCCAATGAGGAAACAGAGGTTGCAG CCGCGGTGACGGAAGCACCTCATGAGATTGCAAGTGATCACATGCTTGCACAAGATCAATGTAGGCAGGCAGATGCGCCTGTAGCTGCATTTAAAAGGCCTTCAAATTGCAGCCAGGAAG AAACTGAAAACGCCCATGATGCTGCTATGTCCTCTACTTCTAAGAAAAAAGGGAGTGCAAATAAGAAGATGAGAGTCACTGAGTTGGCAAATACTAGGCCTTGGGAGCATGTCGATCATGTGATAATGAACCTTCCTGCTTCTGCTTTGCAATTTCTAG ATTCTTTTAGGGGCATTAGTCAAAGGGAATATTGGAAGGGAAGTCTTCCCTGGATTCACTGCTATTGCTTTATACGGGCAACTGAAACCCAAGAATCTATTATCTCG GAGGCATCGTCTACAATAGGTGCCCCTATCCAAGATCCTGTTTTTCATAGGGTTAGGGATGTTGCTCCGAATAAG GCAATGTTTTGCTTAAGCTTTAGGTTTCCGGAAAAATGTTTGAAAGATGCTGCGGGTAGCCATCAATCTACTAATGGAGATTTAGAATTAGTCACAACTTATGTGAATGATTATTTCTAG
- the LOC126679595 gene encoding glucan endo-1,3-beta-glucosidase 8: MKKQEAVITYTLFLFVLGVGLSRASNGIGVNWGTMTTRLLDPEKVVHMLKQNGFRKLKLFDADERIMAALIGSDIEVMLAIPNNMLHQMSADPDSAASWVDSNVTTWMYDGGVNIKYVAVGNEPFLQAYNGSYLQVTLPALRNIQQALTHANLYSRVKVTVPFNADIYYSPDSNPVPSAGDFRPELADPTIEIIQFLHSNDAPFTVNIYPFLSLYGNAYFPLDFAFFEGTNKPVKDGHLSYQNVFDANFDTLVWALNKAGYPEMKIIIGEVGWPTDGDKHANLPLAQKFNQGLIQHVLTGKGTPARKGKIEAYLFSLMDENSKSIAPGSFERHWGIFEYDGKPKYSLDLSGFKHDKGLIPVDGVRYMVRKWCVLDAEELENDLTELLAESVTYACSLSDCTALGFGSSCNHLSVEGNASYAFNMYYQVNDQKDWSCDFSGLAMVSDKDPSEGDCEFPIMIAYAYSLAIGFDLLVRIVVGCLVFLVLL; encoded by the exons ATGAAAAAACAAGAAGCAGTTATTACTTATACTTTATTCTTGTTTGTTCTTGGCGTGGGTCTAAGTAGAGCCAGTAATGGTATCGGAGTGAACTGGGGAACCATGACTACGCGCCTACTGGACCCGGAAAAAGTTGTGCATATGTTGAAACAAAATGGGTTTCGaaaattgaaattgtttgaCGCTGATGAAAGAATCATGGCAGCTTTAATTGGAAGCGACATTGAAGTGATGCTGGCGATACCCAATAACATGTTGCATCAGATGAGTGCAGATCCTGATTCTGCTGCTTCTTGGGTTGATTCTAATGTTACTACTTGGATGTATGATGGTGGAGTCAATATCAA GTATGTTGCAGTAGGAAATGAACCCTTTCTTCAAGCATATAACGGCTCCTATCTACAAGTCACATTACCAGCTCTCAGAAATATCCAGCAAGCTCTCACCCATGCAAATCTTTACTCTCGGGTCAAAGTTACAGTACCATTCAACGCCGACATCTACTACTCTCCAGATTCAAATCCAGTTCCATCCGCCGGCGATTTTCGACCCGAACTCGCCGATCCCACCATAGAAATCATCCAGTTTCTCCATTCAAACGACGCTCCGTTCACTGTCAATATCTACCCGTTCTTGAGCCTCTACGGAAATGCTTATTTCCCATTAGATTTCGCATTCTTTGAAGGAACAAACAAGCCGGTCAAAGACGGACATTTGAGCTATCAGAATGTGTTCGATGCAAATTTCGACACTCTGGTTTGGGCGTTAAACAAAGCAGGTTATCCCGAAATGAAGATCATAATCGGAGAAGTCGGTTGGCCAACGGACGGTGATAAACACGCTAATCTCCCATTAGCTCAGAAATTCAATCAAGGATTAATCCAACACGTTCTCACCGGAAAAGGAACGCCGGCGAGAAAAGGTAAAATCGAAGCTTATCTGTTCAGTCTCATGGACGAGAATTCAAAAAGCATTGCTCCGGGCAGCTTTGAACGACACTGGGGAATCTTCGAATACGACGGTAAACCTAAATATAGTTTGGATTTATCAGGATTCAAACACGATAAAGGACTAATTCCAGTTGACGGAGTCAGATACATGGTGAGGAAGTGGTGCGTTTTAGACGCGGAAGAGTTAGAAAATGATTTAACGGAGTTATTGGCGGAGAGCGTTACCTACGCTTGTAGTTTATCGGATTGTACGGCGTTAGGGTTTGGATCGTCGTGTAATCATCTGAGCGTTGAAGGGAATGCTTCGTATGCGTTTAATATGTATTATCAGGTGAATGATCAGAAGGATTGGAGCTGTGATTTCTCTGGTTTGGCGATGGTTTCCGATAAAGATCCGTCAGAGGGGGACTGTGAATTTCCGATTATGATTGCGTATGCTTACTCGTTGGCgattggttttgatttgttggtGAGAATTGTAGTAGGTTGTTTGGTGTTCTTGGTGTTGCTGTAA